One genomic window of Salmo salar chromosome ssa12, Ssal_v3.1, whole genome shotgun sequence includes the following:
- the LOC106565427 gene encoding syntaxin-16 isoform X3 yields MATRRLTDAFLLMRNNAIQNRQILAEQELDELADDRMALVSGISLDPEAAVGVTKRLPPKWVDGVVEIQYEITRVRQKMKELAALHDKHMNRPTLDDSSEEEHAIEITTQEITQMFHRCQRAVTGLQTRCGHCTEQEERLLRNVVSSLAGSLQDLSTNFRHTQSSYLKRMKNREERSKHFFDSGPLMEEDEDLALYEMGFTDDQLVLVEQNTVMVEEREREVRQIVQSITDLNEIFRDLAGMVVEQGTVLDRIDFNVEQSCVKTDEGLKQLQKAEQYQKKNRKMLVILILTVIVVVLILILFGTKF; encoded by the exons ATGGCAACTAGGCGCCTGACCGATGCCTTCTTATTAATGCGGAACAATGCAATCCAAAATCGGCAGATATTGGCTGAGCAA GAGCTTGATGAG TTGGCTGATGACCGCATGGCCCTGGTCTCAGGGATCAGTCTGGACCCAGAAGCTGCCGTCGGAGTCACCAAGAGACTGCCGCCCAAGTGGGTAGATGGGGTCGTTGAG ATTCAGTACGAAATCACACGGGTCCGGCAGAAAATGAAGGAGCTGGCCGCCCTACATGACAAGCACATGAACCGTCCTACCCTCGATGACAGCAGTGAAGAGGAGCATGCCATAGAGATCACCACTCAGGAGATCACACAG ATGTTCCACCGGTGTCAGCGTGCAGTGACAGGTCTGCAGACTCGCTGTGGCCACTgcacagagcaggaggagaggCTGCTGAGAAATGTGGTGTCCTCATTGGCAGGGAGCCTGCAAGACCTGTCCACCAACTTCAGACACACGCAGTCCAGCTATCTAAAAC GCATGAAGAATCGTGAGGAGAGATCCAAACACTTTTTTGACTCTGGTCCTCtaatggaggaggatgaagacctGGCACTATATGAAATG GGGTTTACAGATGACCAGCTGGTCCTGGTAGAGCAGAACACAGTGATGGTGGAGGAACGCGAGAGAGAGGTCCGACAGATAGTCCAGTCCATCACCGACCTGAATGAGATTTTCCGAGACCTGGCAGGAATGGTGGTGGAACAG GGCACAGTACTTGACAGAATTGACTTCAATGTGGAGCAATCGTGTGTCAAAACAGACGAGGGgttaaaacagttacaaaag GCTGAACAGTATCAGAAGAAAAACCGAAAGATGCTGGTCATTTTAATTCTTACTGTTATAGTTGTTGTTCTAATACTTATTCTATTTGGGACCAAGTTCTAG
- the LOC106565427 gene encoding syntaxin-16 isoform X5 — MALVSGISLDPEAAVGVTKRLPPKWVDGVVEIQYEITRVRQKMKELAALHDKHMNRPTLDDSSEEEHAIEITTQEITQMFHRCQRAVTGLQTRCGHCTEQEERLLRNVVSSLAGSLQDLSTNFRHTQSSYLKRMKNREERSKHFFDSGPLMEEDEDLALYEMGFTDDQLVLVEQNTVMVEEREREVRQIVQSITDLNEIFRDLAGMVVEQGTVLDRIDFNVEQSCVKTDEGLKQLQKAEQYQKKNRKMLVILILTVIVVVLILILFGTKF, encoded by the exons ATGGCCCTGGTCTCAGGGATCAGTCTGGACCCAGAAGCTGCCGTCGGAGTCACCAAGAGACTGCCGCCCAAGTGGGTAGATGGGGTCGTTGAG ATTCAGTACGAAATCACACGGGTCCGGCAGAAAATGAAGGAGCTGGCCGCCCTACATGACAAGCACATGAACCGTCCTACCCTCGATGACAGCAGTGAAGAGGAGCATGCCATAGAGATCACCACTCAGGAGATCACACAG ATGTTCCACCGGTGTCAGCGTGCAGTGACAGGTCTGCAGACTCGCTGTGGCCACTgcacagagcaggaggagaggCTGCTGAGAAATGTGGTGTCCTCATTGGCAGGGAGCCTGCAAGACCTGTCCACCAACTTCAGACACACGCAGTCCAGCTATCTAAAAC GCATGAAGAATCGTGAGGAGAGATCCAAACACTTTTTTGACTCTGGTCCTCtaatggaggaggatgaagacctGGCACTATATGAAATG GGGTTTACAGATGACCAGCTGGTCCTGGTAGAGCAGAACACAGTGATGGTGGAGGAACGCGAGAGAGAGGTCCGACAGATAGTCCAGTCCATCACCGACCTGAATGAGATTTTCCGAGACCTGGCAGGAATGGTGGTGGAACAG GGCACAGTACTTGACAGAATTGACTTCAATGTGGAGCAATCGTGTGTCAAAACAGACGAGGGgttaaaacagttacaaaag GCTGAACAGTATCAGAAGAAAAACCGAAAGATGCTGGTCATTTTAATTCTTACTGTTATAGTTGTTGTTCTAATACTTATTCTATTTGGGACCAAGTTCTAG
- the LOC106565427 gene encoding syntaxin-16 isoform X2 → MATRRLTDAFLLMRNNAIQNRQILAEQVSTYDPRRTLSTRSNAALADDRMALVSGISLDPEAAVGVTKRLPPKWVDGVVEIQYEITRVRQKMKELAALHDKHMNRPTLDDSSEEEHAIEITTQEITQMFHRCQRAVTGLQTRCGHCTEQEERLLRNVVSSLAGSLQDLSTNFRHTQSSYLKRMKNREERSKHFFDSGPLMEEDEDLALYEMGFTDDQLVLVEQNTVMVEEREREVRQIVQSITDLNEIFRDLAGMVVEQGTVLDRIDFNVEQSCVKTDEGLKQLQKAEQYQKKNRKMLVILILTVIVVVLILILFGTKF, encoded by the exons ATGGCAACTAGGCGCCTGACCGATGCCTTCTTATTAATGCGGAACAATGCAATCCAAAATCGGCAGATATTGGCTGAGCAAGTGAGTACATACGACCCCCGTCGTACTCTGAGTACACGTAGCAATGCTGCG TTGGCTGATGACCGCATGGCCCTGGTCTCAGGGATCAGTCTGGACCCAGAAGCTGCCGTCGGAGTCACCAAGAGACTGCCGCCCAAGTGGGTAGATGGGGTCGTTGAG ATTCAGTACGAAATCACACGGGTCCGGCAGAAAATGAAGGAGCTGGCCGCCCTACATGACAAGCACATGAACCGTCCTACCCTCGATGACAGCAGTGAAGAGGAGCATGCCATAGAGATCACCACTCAGGAGATCACACAG ATGTTCCACCGGTGTCAGCGTGCAGTGACAGGTCTGCAGACTCGCTGTGGCCACTgcacagagcaggaggagaggCTGCTGAGAAATGTGGTGTCCTCATTGGCAGGGAGCCTGCAAGACCTGTCCACCAACTTCAGACACACGCAGTCCAGCTATCTAAAAC GCATGAAGAATCGTGAGGAGAGATCCAAACACTTTTTTGACTCTGGTCCTCtaatggaggaggatgaagacctGGCACTATATGAAATG GGGTTTACAGATGACCAGCTGGTCCTGGTAGAGCAGAACACAGTGATGGTGGAGGAACGCGAGAGAGAGGTCCGACAGATAGTCCAGTCCATCACCGACCTGAATGAGATTTTCCGAGACCTGGCAGGAATGGTGGTGGAACAG GGCACAGTACTTGACAGAATTGACTTCAATGTGGAGCAATCGTGTGTCAAAACAGACGAGGGgttaaaacagttacaaaag GCTGAACAGTATCAGAAGAAAAACCGAAAGATGCTGGTCATTTTAATTCTTACTGTTATAGTTGTTGTTCTAATACTTATTCTATTTGGGACCAAGTTCTAG
- the LOC106565427 gene encoding syntaxin-16 isoform X1 — MATRRLTDAFLLMRNNAIQNRQILAEQVSTYDPRRTLSTRSNAAELDELADDRMALVSGISLDPEAAVGVTKRLPPKWVDGVVEIQYEITRVRQKMKELAALHDKHMNRPTLDDSSEEEHAIEITTQEITQMFHRCQRAVTGLQTRCGHCTEQEERLLRNVVSSLAGSLQDLSTNFRHTQSSYLKRMKNREERSKHFFDSGPLMEEDEDLALYEMGFTDDQLVLVEQNTVMVEEREREVRQIVQSITDLNEIFRDLAGMVVEQGTVLDRIDFNVEQSCVKTDEGLKQLQKAEQYQKKNRKMLVILILTVIVVVLILILFGTKF, encoded by the exons ATGGCAACTAGGCGCCTGACCGATGCCTTCTTATTAATGCGGAACAATGCAATCCAAAATCGGCAGATATTGGCTGAGCAAGTGAGTACATACGACCCCCGTCGTACTCTGAGTACACGTAGCAATGCTGCG GAGCTTGATGAG TTGGCTGATGACCGCATGGCCCTGGTCTCAGGGATCAGTCTGGACCCAGAAGCTGCCGTCGGAGTCACCAAGAGACTGCCGCCCAAGTGGGTAGATGGGGTCGTTGAG ATTCAGTACGAAATCACACGGGTCCGGCAGAAAATGAAGGAGCTGGCCGCCCTACATGACAAGCACATGAACCGTCCTACCCTCGATGACAGCAGTGAAGAGGAGCATGCCATAGAGATCACCACTCAGGAGATCACACAG ATGTTCCACCGGTGTCAGCGTGCAGTGACAGGTCTGCAGACTCGCTGTGGCCACTgcacagagcaggaggagaggCTGCTGAGAAATGTGGTGTCCTCATTGGCAGGGAGCCTGCAAGACCTGTCCACCAACTTCAGACACACGCAGTCCAGCTATCTAAAAC GCATGAAGAATCGTGAGGAGAGATCCAAACACTTTTTTGACTCTGGTCCTCtaatggaggaggatgaagacctGGCACTATATGAAATG GGGTTTACAGATGACCAGCTGGTCCTGGTAGAGCAGAACACAGTGATGGTGGAGGAACGCGAGAGAGAGGTCCGACAGATAGTCCAGTCCATCACCGACCTGAATGAGATTTTCCGAGACCTGGCAGGAATGGTGGTGGAACAG GGCACAGTACTTGACAGAATTGACTTCAATGTGGAGCAATCGTGTGTCAAAACAGACGAGGGgttaaaacagttacaaaag GCTGAACAGTATCAGAAGAAAAACCGAAAGATGCTGGTCATTTTAATTCTTACTGTTATAGTTGTTGTTCTAATACTTATTCTATTTGGGACCAAGTTCTAG
- the LOC106565427 gene encoding syntaxin-16 isoform X4: MATRRLTDAFLLMRNNAIQNRQILAEQLADDRMALVSGISLDPEAAVGVTKRLPPKWVDGVVEIQYEITRVRQKMKELAALHDKHMNRPTLDDSSEEEHAIEITTQEITQMFHRCQRAVTGLQTRCGHCTEQEERLLRNVVSSLAGSLQDLSTNFRHTQSSYLKRMKNREERSKHFFDSGPLMEEDEDLALYEMGFTDDQLVLVEQNTVMVEEREREVRQIVQSITDLNEIFRDLAGMVVEQGTVLDRIDFNVEQSCVKTDEGLKQLQKAEQYQKKNRKMLVILILTVIVVVLILILFGTKF, encoded by the exons ATGGCAACTAGGCGCCTGACCGATGCCTTCTTATTAATGCGGAACAATGCAATCCAAAATCGGCAGATATTGGCTGAGCAA TTGGCTGATGACCGCATGGCCCTGGTCTCAGGGATCAGTCTGGACCCAGAAGCTGCCGTCGGAGTCACCAAGAGACTGCCGCCCAAGTGGGTAGATGGGGTCGTTGAG ATTCAGTACGAAATCACACGGGTCCGGCAGAAAATGAAGGAGCTGGCCGCCCTACATGACAAGCACATGAACCGTCCTACCCTCGATGACAGCAGTGAAGAGGAGCATGCCATAGAGATCACCACTCAGGAGATCACACAG ATGTTCCACCGGTGTCAGCGTGCAGTGACAGGTCTGCAGACTCGCTGTGGCCACTgcacagagcaggaggagaggCTGCTGAGAAATGTGGTGTCCTCATTGGCAGGGAGCCTGCAAGACCTGTCCACCAACTTCAGACACACGCAGTCCAGCTATCTAAAAC GCATGAAGAATCGTGAGGAGAGATCCAAACACTTTTTTGACTCTGGTCCTCtaatggaggaggatgaagacctGGCACTATATGAAATG GGGTTTACAGATGACCAGCTGGTCCTGGTAGAGCAGAACACAGTGATGGTGGAGGAACGCGAGAGAGAGGTCCGACAGATAGTCCAGTCCATCACCGACCTGAATGAGATTTTCCGAGACCTGGCAGGAATGGTGGTGGAACAG GGCACAGTACTTGACAGAATTGACTTCAATGTGGAGCAATCGTGTGTCAAAACAGACGAGGGgttaaaacagttacaaaag GCTGAACAGTATCAGAAGAAAAACCGAAAGATGCTGGTCATTTTAATTCTTACTGTTATAGTTGTTGTTCTAATACTTATTCTATTTGGGACCAAGTTCTAG